From Kaistella polysaccharea:
GTAATGCGTTTGGCACGGTAATCCTCAGTTTTTGGGGAAATTTCAGAATAATTAATTTCGTTTTTAGTATGATAAAAGCGGTTCATCTTTTCGATGAGTTCATCATCCATAATAGAGATTACAGATGAAATCCCGTAATGTGCCACACGAAGCGGGCTGTCGATGGTGTAGGCAAGTCCCATGACGGGAATGTGAAAATTATGTAGTGTTTTATTTTTATCCATGTTAATGAATTGATTGTTTTTATTTACTTTTTATCAGAATAACCCTCAAAATTAAGGTTATAATTTTTAATTATGCATTGAATAATACATTTAATAGCATTTGTTTATATGACATTTATCACGTCAAACAATGAACTCGTTCTTGCTTGACAGATTCTTAAAAAAGGTGTAATTTTAGGCAAAATCTTAAAATGAAAATCTACGGTATCGATGAATTTACCATCGAAGATATAATCGCCATTTTGGACGATCCCAAAAAGGCACAACTTAACGAAGAAGCAAAGGAAAAAATCTTAAAATCACAGCGAAACGTTCGGGAAATTGTAGAATCCGATCGTACGGTCTACGGCATAAATACAGGTTTTGGACCACTCTGCGATGTCAAAATTTCCGAAGAAGAAACTGCTCTTTTACAACACAATCTAATTATTTCACACGCCGTTGGCGTCGGAAAACCCATAGCAAAAGATTTATCCAGAGTAATGATTATTGCGAAAATCCACGCTTTATCAAAAGGATTTTCAGGAGTTTCTTTAGGCGTTATTGAACGCCTGATTTTAATGCTCGAAAAAGACATTATTCCTGCAGTTCCAGAACAAGGCTCCGTTGGTGCGTCTGGTGATTTAGCACCTTTGGCACATCTGGTTTTGCCTCTTTTAGGATTAGGTAAAGTTTGGCAAGGTGACGAAATCAGAGACGCTGCAGCTGTTCTTGCAGAAAATAATATCGAACCTCTGGAACTCGGTCCAAAAGAAGGTTTAGGTTTAATTAATGGTACACAGTTTATTTTAGCACACGCGATTTTAGGTTTATATAAATTCGACTACTTACTTGACTTAGCAGATTTAACTGCGGCCTTAAGTTTAGAGGCCTATCGTGGCTCAGCGAGTCCTTTCAAAAAAGAACTTCATGACATTCGACCTTTTGTTGGAAGTAAAAAAGTAGCTGCCAGAATGGTGAAATTCCTGAAGGATTCTGAGAATTTGAAAAGCCACGAATATTGCGACCGTGTACAAGATCCTTATTCTATGCGATGTGTACCACAAGTTCATGGCGCAAGCAGAAATGCTTTTGAACATTTAAAAAATTTAACTGAAACTGAGCTGAATTCAGTTACCGACAATCCCATTATTTTAAGTGCTGCAGAATCGATTTCAGGCGGGAATTTCCACGGACAATTATTGGCTTTACCCTTGGATTACGCAACGTTAGCTGCGGCTGAACTTGGTAATATTTCCGATCGAAGAAGTTATCTTTTGCTGGAGGGGAAATATGGTTTACCAAGATTATTGACCGAAAGTTCTGGTTTAAATTCAGGCTTTATGATTCCGCAATATACTTCAGCAGCTTTGGTTACAGAAAATAAGACCTTGTGTTTTCCCGC
This genomic window contains:
- the hutH gene encoding histidine ammonia-lyase, with the translated sequence MKIYGIDEFTIEDIIAILDDPKKAQLNEEAKEKILKSQRNVREIVESDRTVYGINTGFGPLCDVKISEEETALLQHNLIISHAVGVGKPIAKDLSRVMIIAKIHALSKGFSGVSLGVIERLILMLEKDIIPAVPEQGSVGASGDLAPLAHLVLPLLGLGKVWQGDEIRDAAAVLAENNIEPLELGPKEGLGLINGTQFILAHAILGLYKFDYLLDLADLTAALSLEAYRGSASPFKKELHDIRPFVGSKKVAARMVKFLKDSENLKSHEYCDRVQDPYSMRCVPQVHGASRNAFEHLKNLTETELNSVTDNPIILSAAESISGGNFHGQLLALPLDYATLAAAELGNISDRRSYLLLEGKYGLPRLLTESSGLNSGFMIPQYTSAALVTENKTLCFPASADSIPTSLGQEDHVSMGSISGRKFNQVLGNLENILAVELMFGAQGLEFRRPAKCGKHVENAYSLIRTKVAKLENDRLIGEDMLAIAELIRAQEFEVTLTK